In Ktedonobacterales bacterium, a single window of DNA contains:
- a CDS encoding response regulator: protein MTKVLIVDDDEEIRALLKDMLVEEGFEVGTARDGQEALDLLNRESGWIILLDIMMPNVDGREVIRQLQANQTLRDQNKVALMSAGGRLAQERLHLSADLVEALLPKPFDLEDVLAVVSRLAK, encoded by the coding sequence ATGACCAAAGTACTCATCGTTGATGATGATGAAGAGATCCGCGCGCTGCTCAAAGATATGCTGGTAGAAGAAGGATTCGAGGTAGGCACCGCGCGTGATGGGCAGGAAGCTCTTGATCTTCTGAATCGGGAAAGCGGATGGATCATCTTATTAGATATTATGATGCCTAACGTTGATGGCCGCGAGGTGATTCGACAATTGCAGGCAAATCAGACGCTGCGTGACCAAAACAAGGTCGCGCTGATGTCTGCTGGAGGGCGGCTGGCCCAGGAGCGCCTGCACCTGTCAGCCGATCTGGTAGAAGCCCTGCTCCCCAAACCATTTGACCTGGAGGATGTGCTGGCGGTAGTCAGCCGCCTGGCAAAGTGA